The Methanothrix soehngenii GP6 genome has a window encoding:
- a CDS encoding DUF1616 domain-containing protein, which translates to MPADLLAAVVLALAVLLFTLTPLSSLFLRIPIGLLMVLFVPGYVLIAALFPKKGDLDGIERIALSFGLSIAVVPLIGLGLNYTPWGIRLIPVVLSIVAFTLLMAAVAYWRRISLSPEERFSLNLRQWIGSLKDEIRAEGERGWVDKALTIILILSIIASIVALVYVVVTPKEGEKFTEFYILGPGGKAYDYPTEVRAGNNSTVIVGVVNHEYRLTNYTMEILLNNTPAVDIQLNDTAIALSTFEHDRSAPIIPIMSMNLSLQHNDTWEQPLTYVLDETGDRQKLQFLLYKEGNFTAPYRDLHLWVNVTDMNRRPSKDLGNDGNQDWTQDWQDFPDRLIKFRGNLPPER; encoded by the coding sequence ATGCCAGCTGATCTCCTGGCAGCGGTGGTGCTTGCCCTGGCGGTTCTGCTCTTCACCCTCACCCCTTTGAGCAGCCTGTTCCTGCGAATCCCCATCGGCCTTTTGATGGTGCTCTTTGTGCCAGGGTATGTGCTCATAGCCGCCCTCTTTCCAAAAAAGGGAGACCTTGATGGGATTGAGAGGATAGCTCTTAGCTTCGGCTTGAGCATCGCCGTTGTCCCCCTGATCGGTCTGGGCCTCAACTACACCCCCTGGGGAATCAGGCTGATACCGGTTGTTTTATCCATTGTGGCCTTTACCCTGCTGATGGCTGCAGTTGCCTACTGGCGGCGGATCTCTCTTTCTCCAGAGGAGAGGTTCTCCCTTAATCTTCGCCAGTGGATAGGCTCATTGAAAGATGAGATCCGAGCAGAGGGAGAGAGGGGTTGGGTGGACAAGGCCTTAACCATAATTCTGATACTATCCATAATCGCTTCCATCGTCGCCCTTGTTTATGTGGTGGTCACTCCCAAGGAGGGAGAGAAGTTCACGGAGTTCTATATCCTGGGCCCAGGAGGGAAGGCCTATGACTATCCGACAGAGGTCAGAGCAGGAAACAACAGCACAGTTATCGTAGGGGTGGTCAACCATGAGTACAGGCTCACCAACTACACTATGGAGATTCTGCTGAACAATACCCCCGCAGTTGATATTCAGCTGAATGATACCGCCATTGCATTGAGCACATTTGAACACGACCGATCGGCTCCTATCATCCCTATAATGAGCATGAACCTCAGCCTGCAGCACAACGATACCTGGGAGCAGCCCTTAACCTACGTCCTGGATGAAACAGGAGACCGGCAGAAGCTGCAGTTCCTCCTATACAAAGAGGGAAATTTCACTGCCCCCTATAGGGATTTGCATCTCTGGGTAAATGTGACCGATATGAACAGAAGGCCATCAAAGGATCTGGGCAATGATGGGAATCAGGATTGGACCCAAGATTGGCAGGATTTTCCAGATCGTTTAATCAAATTCAGGGGCAATCTCCCTCCGGAGAGGTAG
- a CDS encoding nucleoside deaminase: MSGRPVEEEGKARFQRLLYGYQRSVSGAVAPAHLSTPTEVEGQEYEFKPVPLVSGRVDYHQPWSGYAPKCTLEDQEDCKYYPVQTANIKVNGIYSGIEVEGDRWMQLACLAARESVEEKGGPFAALILQIDNCTDQILRYWINHNQVTSALDPTAHAEIMAIRSACASLGVFDLGSIRKDESKLAQPGDLSHCVIYSSAEPCPMCYAAICWANIPMLLFAATRFDAATQGVDFSDEAIYEELSRPYSDRFVRVYQCTVDNSLDSFNLWKVSRKVQYSPDIK; the protein is encoded by the coding sequence ATGTCAGGACGGCCAGTTGAGGAGGAGGGGAAGGCCAGATTCCAGAGGCTGCTATATGGCTACCAGCGCTCGGTGAGCGGCGCCGTTGCCCCTGCCCATCTCTCCACTCCCACAGAGGTAGAAGGCCAGGAATATGAATTCAAGCCCGTTCCGCTCGTCTCTGGCAGAGTTGATTATCATCAGCCCTGGAGCGGATATGCCCCCAAATGCACCCTGGAAGATCAAGAGGACTGCAAGTACTATCCCGTCCAGACCGCTAATATCAAAGTGAACGGCATCTACTCTGGTATCGAGGTAGAGGGCGACCGCTGGATGCAACTGGCCTGCCTGGCCGCTCGGGAGTCGGTGGAAGAGAAGGGCGGTCCTTTTGCGGCGCTGATACTGCAGATCGATAACTGTACCGATCAGATCCTGAGGTACTGGATCAATCATAACCAGGTTACATCGGCACTGGACCCCACCGCCCATGCGGAGATCATGGCCATTCGAAGCGCCTGCGCAAGTCTCGGGGTCTTTGACCTGGGAAGCATCAGAAAGGATGAGTCAAAGCTCGCCCAGCCGGGCGATCTGTCCCACTGCGTCATCTACAGCAGCGCAGAGCCCTGTCCCATGTGCTACGCTGCCATCTGCTGGGCCAATATCCCCATGCTGCTCTTCGCCGCCACCCGCTTTGACGCCGCCACTCAGGGAGTGGACTTTTCTGATGAGGCCATTTATGAGGAGCTGTCCAGGCCGTACTCTGATCGCTTTGTCAGGGTCTATCAGTGCACAGTGGACAACTCCCTAGACTCCTTCAACCTCTGGAAGGTCTCCAGAAAGGTACAGTATTCTCCGGATATCAAATAG
- a CDS encoding YncE family protein produces MALSLIQNATAYSYVYVVNSYVHGSNPDWSTVAKIDGEDLSLIETVEVGDNAHSIAMVQSPNRLWVTCPDSDHIAVINPSTMELIDNIEIEGAQPTGIAVSPYDSRVYVTFSETGEVGIFNPQEMELISSIHVGGNPSSITFTPSGAKAYVVDYQEPAVYVIDAVRNALITTLNFPGHAIQDAIASPDGSTIYLANMDQNKIEVIRTRDDFILAPMETSLHPRGIAISPDGQYLFLGHYTATDAYVDMIRLSDGQVVSTASIPSNPRCIKVSSDGQRIFVTEHNEDALYAYDVSGETLSPASHVDLNSVSGQQASPVGLVIQEVALIPSGKMIIERPPRPQDLLPNEPIRLIDTLPIKFERYKYTMPLKTPPT; encoded by the coding sequence TTGGCACTGTCTCTTATCCAGAATGCCACTGCCTATTCGTACGTTTATGTTGTGAACTCCTACGTCCATGGATCTAATCCTGACTGGTCCACCGTGGCTAAAATCGATGGTGAGGATCTCTCTCTTATCGAGACGGTTGAGGTCGGGGATAATGCTCATTCCATTGCCATGGTTCAAAGCCCCAACAGGTTGTGGGTCACCTGTCCGGATTCAGATCATATAGCGGTGATAAATCCCTCGACGATGGAATTGATTGACAACATCGAGATCGAAGGCGCACAACCCACAGGAATAGCCGTTTCCCCTTATGACAGCCGAGTCTATGTGACCTTTTCTGAAACCGGAGAGGTAGGCATTTTTAATCCTCAGGAGATGGAATTGATATCTTCCATCCATGTGGGGGGCAATCCCAGCAGCATCACCTTTACTCCCAGTGGGGCTAAAGCTTATGTGGTCGACTACCAGGAGCCGGCTGTATATGTGATTGATGCAGTGAGGAATGCTTTAATTACCACCCTGAATTTCCCTGGACACGCTATTCAGGATGCAATAGCCAGTCCGGATGGGAGCACAATTTATCTGGCTAATATGGACCAAAATAAAATAGAAGTTATAAGGACCCGCGATGACTTTATCCTGGCTCCAATGGAGACATCCTTGCATCCCAGAGGCATTGCCATATCACCAGATGGTCAATATCTGTTTCTGGGGCATTATACCGCTACAGATGCATATGTGGACATGATCCGTCTCTCAGACGGCCAGGTGGTTTCCACGGCTTCCATACCATCCAATCCGAGGTGCATCAAAGTGAGTTCCGACGGCCAGAGGATATTTGTGACAGAGCACAACGAGGATGCCCTCTATGCATATGATGTATCCGGAGAAACCTTGAGCCCCGCAAGCCATGTCGATTTGAACTCCGTTAGTGGCCAGCAAGCCTCACCAGTAGGCCTGGTGATTCAGGAGGTGGCTCTCATTCCATCTGGAAAGATGATCATTGAAAGACCTCCTCGGCCTCAAGATCTCCTTCCAAATGAGCCGATACGATTAATTGATACCCTGCCCATTAAATTCGAACGATACAAATATACCATGCCTCTAAAGACGCCACCTACTTAA